One window of Elaeis guineensis isolate ETL-2024a chromosome 11, EG11, whole genome shotgun sequence genomic DNA carries:
- the LOC140852656 gene encoding uncharacterized protein, translating into MQQSRIEVEVFTELMGPERYGRVRGYGVGVTPTQLSEVSRYTQHAAADAQDSRVRRLEAEIQEIRQSRAAEIEEMRQSRVEMQAMRGQIDRLTSLLEMYGSSQAPDTSGTRRDSGTSRGDNDDHPPAD; encoded by the exons atgcagcagagccgtatcgaggtcgaggtgttcacagagttgatgggaccagagcgctacggccgagtgaggggttatggagtaggagtcacccccactcagttatctgaggttagtagatatacgcagcatgctgcagcagatgctcaggattcacgtgttcgcagactcgaggcggagatacaggagattagacagagtcgtgccgctgagatagaggagatgcgacagagccgtgtcgagatgcaggccatgaggggacagattgatcgccttacatctttattagagatgtatggttcatctcag gctcctgacacatcaggcacccgtcgagatagcggcacgtcacgtggagacaacgacgaccatccgcctgcagattga